The Chitinispirillales bacterium ANBcel5 nucleotide sequence ATGGCGTTTGAGGGAACGAGTGGGATTAAGCCAAAGACTCTGACGTATCTCTTAGGTGATCTGTTCAGGTGTTGGATTTTTCAGAAATTCAGGTATTTTTTTGTAATAAATCCCTTGGCTGCTAACAGTGAATCCTTAAATGAGGTGTCCGGGAGGTTAGCTGGTAGCAAATCCGAAGTACAGTTTAAGATCGTCGATTTTCATAACGATGAAACGATACACAAAATACTTAAAAATAACGATGCTATTTTACCTGGTGCAGAAAGGTTTGAGAAAGCGTTTCTTGCTTTGGCATCTTTTCTTTATCCATCTATGGTAAGAAACTGTGATGCGTTTGGTTACAAAGTTTCACAAGAGTGGGATCGCAAACGGTATCGATCATGGAAAAAGCGTGGTGCTGATCCCGCAAAGTACAGAAAACTCTTTCCTTCCGGGGTGGTTGATCCGGATGTGGTATCTGGATTGCATGCTCAAAAGGGAGGAAATATCTATGAAGAGATTTTGAATTATTTGATGAGGGAAACGGAAAACTTTTTAAACGGAAAAATAAAAGGCTATAATGCTTGATAATATCAAAGAAAAGATTCTCGATAATGGTTTAAAGGTCATATGTTTGAAAAAAAGTGATACGCCCATTGTATCGGTTCAGGTGTGGTACCGCACTGGTAGTGCCTGGGAGCGGGACGGTATCAGGGGAATAAGCCATTTTCTGGAACATATGATGTTCAGAGGTTCAACGAATCTCAAGTCCGAAGAGCATGCGATGAAAATAAATAACGTAGGTGGTCATTGTAATGCTTTTACTGCTGAGGATGTAACAGCTTACCTAAACAGTGTACCGCAAGAATATCTTGATATGGTACTTGGTCTTGAAGCTGAGCGGATGAGCGGTCTCTCCATCCAAAGAGAGCTTTTTGACATTGAACGAAAAGTAATAATTGAGGAATTTCATAACTACCTCAATAACCCGGTCGCCAGGGCATTTCTTGAATTCAGGCAGGAGTTTTTTAAAAATCACCCCTACTCTATAAGTCCACTTGGTACTCTTGATGACCTTAACTCCATTACCAATGAGGACTGTAGGAATTATTACCAAAGTCACTACAGACCCGACAATGCAGTTATCGTGGTGGTGGGTGATTTTTCCAATGATAGCGATCTGTTTGAACGGGTAGAAAAACACTTCGGATCTAAAAAGGCTGCTATTATCAACCCAAAGAAAGATGAAGAGCAGGATGTAAATGAGTGGTTTCCTGCAAAGCAGCGAATGAAACGCAGAGTAGATTTCAATGTTCCGATCTTTATTACCGGCTTTCCTGCTCCGGCTTCTGCACACAATGACGCATTGTCTCTTGAGATATTACAGCTTGTGTTATCGGGTGGTGAAACGGGAAGGCTTCACAGGGAAATGGTCAGAAAGGACTCGGTGGCAGTTATGGTAGGGGGGATGAATCACACGTTGAGAAGGGCTGGGATGTCGGTGTTTTTCGCTGCCTTTACGCCCAATATATCCGTTTCCAAAGTAGAAAAATCCCTTAACAGACAGATTGAAAAGATAAAAAATGGTGGTATTTCAAAAGAGGAGTTTGAGAAGGTTAAGAACACAACTCTTTCCAGCAGAACATTTGAGCTCTATTCGGCAGATCATATAGCACAGCGAATCGGTTTTAGTGAAACTATTGAGGGCAGTTATGGGCGTTGGGTTGAGAGGCTTGAGGCTCTTAAGAGTTTAGATATCGATTCTTTGGTTGAGGTTGCGCAAAAGTATTGGGATCAATCAAAAAGCAGCACGCTTCATCTCAAGCCCAAAAGGGTTAATCCAATGCTTTATGTCGCTGGGTTGTTCAGACGTTTTACCAGAAAAAAAGGATAAAAATGGCTTTTGAATATAAATTTCCTCCCACTCATGAGATGGTGCTCTCTAATGGTATGCGGGTCATAAGTGTTCCGGAGAGAACGCTTGACGGTGTAATTTTAGCTTTTCAGCTACCCTTTGGACGTTTTAATGACCCGGTTGGTTTGGAAGGGTTATGTGACATTTTGGCTGCCCATATTCAAAAGGGGATAGAAAACATCTCTCATGAAGAGTTTGTCGATAGTTTTGAATACCGTGGGGCATCTACCGGGGCAAGTGTAGGGGAAGAGCACACGGTCTTTCTCTGCCGTATGCTTTCCAAACACTTTGATGATCTTTTCCCTCTGTTCTGGAAAATGATTTGTAACCCCGCTTTAAACAAAGCTGAGTTTGATAGAATAAAAAAAGAAGCGATTACCTCACTTCAGGCTGAAGCGGTGGATCCCTCATTTCTGGCAAATCGCCATTTCTATCAACAGTTGGTTGGTAAAGGTCATCCTGCGGGTCGTTTTCAAACCATAGAGTCTTTACGTAAAATCAAATTAAATGATATTCGCCAGTTCTATAAAGAGGTGTTTTCTCCCGAAGATACCATTTTTGTAGCGGGGGGAGACTTTAATGAACACTCATTTAAAGAAACATACATAGACAAGTATCTTAATAGCTGGAGTGCTAAAAGAACAGTAGAACTGACTTCGGCTTCCGGTATCAAACTGGTTGAACCGGCTACACGATTCATAGATAAAAAGGACCTTACTCAGAGTACTGTTATAATTGGCCACACTGTACCGGGTGAGAGCAGTCCAAAGAGAAATGCCTTATCACTGGCAAACTATATACTCGGTGCGGGCAACTTTTCTTCAAGGCTTATGAACAGGGTACGCTCAAGGTATGGAAAAACTTACGGGATTTCATCACAGATTGCAGGTGAAAAAAACTTCGGTGTTTTTTCCATTTCAACTACCACCAAAAACCAAAGTGTTGGTGAAACCGTTAAGGCAATATTTGAAGAGTATGACAATTTTTGCGCTCATGGAGTAACAGACCTGGAGCTGCAAAAAGCAAAAACTTTCACTATCGGCAATATCTCCTTTCAGCTTGAAGGGATCAGTAATGTGGTGGATAAACTGTTGTGGCTGAGATATCATGGAAAGGAAAATTCCTACATCGAACAATTTGGTAAAAAGCTGGAGAGTATGGATCTTGACTATATTAACGGGCTTATAAAAACTGAATTTCATCCGGATAAAGCTGTTATGGCCGTAGTAGGGAGAAAAGAAGAGGTCGCTTCTCAGATAGAGAATCTGGGGCGAAAGGTAACGTTTTATGATCAAAGGAATGTAATTTAAAAAAATGCAGCTAAATAGGTTAAATTAGTAATTGCTGTAGGTTTATATTCTCTACTATATTAATAAATTGTATGGCAACCGAAATAGTTTTAAGTATAGGGACCAATTCTGGAAACAGAATCGAAAATATTATAGCAATGCAGGATGCACTTTTCTCTCTTCTTGGAGAACCGTTCAGGTGTTCCACACTTATGGAAACAGAGCCTCTTGAGGTTGGAAAAGGGCAGCTTAACTATTATAATCAGATCGTTTATGCTACTTATAACGGTACTCCCCAAGAGCTTTTATTTGCCTGTGAGGGTATCGAAATAACTATGGGGCGCAGTTATAAGGGGCTTAAATTAGCAAGGACTGCAGATATAGATATACTTTTTTTCGGTGATACTGTTGTTTGGACCAAAGGGCTGCAGATCCCCCATCAGGGTATTCTGCGTCGCCGTTTCTGTTTGGAAGGGCTTTATGAGATGTGTCCGCAGTGGGTTTATCCAGGCAGGGCAGAAACAGTAGAACAGTTATATTTGAAAATGAATTCAGAGGTAAAGCAACAAAGTATACAATTTTATTCATAGCTCCAGATGAGGCATTTTTATGGATTACGGTCAATCAAAACTACCCTCTTATTTAAATTATCTATGTATTGAAGGGGTAATTGGTGCAGGTAAAACATCCCTTTGCAAATCTTTATCAGAAATTTTTGATGCAAGGCAGGTTCTTGAGGAGGTAGACGAAAATCCATTCCTTTCAGGTTTTTACAAAGACCGCAACTCTTTTGCATTTCAAACCCAGCTTTGGTTTCTTCTGTCCCGATATAAACAACTTTCTGTTATGGTCGCTCAGCAGGATCTTTTTCATAAGATCACAATGAGTGATTATCTGTTTGCAAAAGATAGAATATTTGCAAATATTAATCTAAAGGATGATGAGCTTTCTTTGTACAATAATATCGCAAGAGTACTTGAAACATCCATTCCAAAGCCCGATTTGGTGGTTTACCTTCAGGCATCTACAGATGTTCTTTTAAAGAGAATAGAGAAAAGGGGAAGAAAATTTGAATTCAATATGGATCCCGAATACATAGACACCCTCAATGAAGCGTACAATCATTACTTTTTTCATTATACCTCATCACCACTTCTTATCATCAATACAAACGATATAGATTTCGTTAATGAGATTGGGGATTTACAGGAACTTATAGATCAAATTGTTTCCGTTAAATCCGGTTCTCATTATTATCATCCTCTTGGTTCAAAAGATCGACTCTTTATCGAGGAGCGCCAGGCAGCAGCAAAAAATAATTTGTTTGTAAATTAAATAGTCAGGAGTATAAAATTGAAAATTGTGAATTCTCCTGTAGAAATGAAAAACCTTTCCATAACTCTGCAGAGAAGTGGTAAAACCATTGGCTTTGTTCCAACAATGGGAGCGTTGCATCAGGGCCACCTCTCGCTTTTGAATATAGCTGCAAAAAGTACAGACGCAACGGTTATGAGTATATTTGTAAATCCTTCACAGTTTGGTCCCGGGGAGGATTATGATAAATACCCACGTACATTTGAGTTGGACAGTAAAAAAGCACAGGACGCTGGTTGTGATATACTTTTTGCCCCTACTGCTCAGGATATGTATCCTCCAAACTACAGTAGCTATGTAGATGTAGCTAAACTTGATACTAAATTGTGCGGTGCTACCCGTCCCGATCATTTTAGAGGTGTTTGTACCGTGGTGTTGAAGTTTTTTAATATTGTAAATCCTCAGATTGCAGTGTTTGGGCAAAAAGACGCTCAGCAGTTAATTGTGTTAAGACGAATGGTAAGTGATTTTAATCTCTCGGTTTCTGTTGAATCCGGGCCGGTGATCAGGGAAAAGGATGGTCTGGCGATGAGCTCCAGAAACAAATATCTTACACCCCATGAGCGCAGGGATGCCCCACTGATTTACAAAGGTCTTAAAGGGGCTAAAGAATTGTTTGATTCCGGCGAGAGAGATGGTGATAAACTTATTGAAATGATTAAAACCCACTACAAAAGCTCTGCAATGTTTACTCCTGAATATATTGAAGTAGTCGATATCGTTACTCTTGAGCCTCTTAAAGAAATAAAAGATAAGGCATTGATAGCAGTCGCCTGTAAAACTTCAGAAAGTAAAACAAGACTCATAGATAACATCGTTTTGGGAGGTGAGTTATGAATTCTAAGAAAGTACCACTGATATATAATCTCTTCCCCCGTTTTTTCAAAACAATCGATGAGTGGAATGAGCTAATTCCACATGTGACTGAAATTGGTTTTAATTCTATATTTGTGAATCCATTCCATAAAACCGGTTTTTCCGGAAGTCTTTATGCAGTTAAAGATTACTTCTCTTTAAATCCCCTTTTCCTCAAGGATGGGCAGGATCCAAAGGACTTTACCCCGCTTAAATGTTTCATAGAAAATTGTAAAGACAATGGTCTTGAAGTAATAATGGATCTGGTGATCAATCACACCGCTTTTGACGCAAATCTTACCGAAAGTCATCCACAATGGTATAAACGTGATGATCAGGGCAAGGTTGTCAGCCCCTATGCGGTTGATCCGGCAGATCCCTCCAATGTAACAGTTTGGGGTGATCTGGCGGTAATTGATAACCGGTTTAGTACCGATAAGAATGGATTGTGGGGGTATTGGGATAAACTTATAGCCTTTTACCAGGATTTAGGGTTTAAAGGGCTTCGGTGCGATGCTGCGTATCAGGTACCAGCTGAGTTATGGAAATATTTGATCCAGTCGGCAAAAAAAAGAGATTCGGAAACCAAATTCTATGCTGAAACCCTGGGCTGTCAGGTAAAAGAGGTGGAAGCTTTGGGGAATGTGGGGTTTGATTACCTGTTCAACTCTTCTAAATGGTGGGATTTTGATGGACCGTGGGCTTTGGAGCAGCATGCAAATTTTAAACGTTTTGCTCCTTCTATCGCTTTTCCCGAATCTCATGACACAGAGCGGTTGGCCAGTATTGCCCCGGGAACAGTGGAAGTTCAAAAGTTCAGGTACGCTTTTGCAGCTTTATTTTCAAAAGGGCTGCTAATGCCAATGGGGTATGAGTATGGTGCCAAAACCAAAATGGATGTGGTTAAGGGTTCTCCTGATGATGTCGACAAGCCAAACTGGGACCTTTCGGGGTGGATAAAAAGAGTAAATGAGCTTAAAGCAAAAATCCCTGTCCTCAGTGAAGAGGGGACCTGGAAAAATATCTGCGATTATCGTTTCCCCTTTATTTTTCTTCAAAAAGACTCTGATTCCGGTCAAAAGAGTGTATTTGTGGGCATCAATAAGAATATGTCCGGAGAAACACGGGTGGATGAATGGGCTGTTCCAGAGCAGATTAAGCAGTGTACTTCTGTTATCCAGCTACTTTCAAAAGATTTAAAAAAAGAGCAGATCCCTTCAGCGTTTCTTTTTGAGGCGGCTGATTTGGTGCTTTTTTTGCAATAAGGGAAAGAGGTTTTCAGTAGGTCTTAGAATAAGACTGCTGAAAACTGCTTCTTCTCTAAAAAAATCCCCGCTTTCAGTATAGTTGCCTATTATTTTATTAAATTCTATATTTATAAACTGCGCAAAATGAAAACTCTGTTGTGCAATATCCTTTAATACCAAGCGCAATCATACGAATTGTGCATGGAATAATTAATTTTTTTTGGTTTTTATGAATAAAGCTTTATTTTTGGATCGTGATGGGGTTATAAACCTGGACTGTGGTTATCCCCATAAACCGGAGCATATTCGGTTCAGGGATGGTATTTTTGAATTGTGCAAAAAGGCCTTACAACACAACTATTTAATTATTGTGGTTACTAATCAGGCCGGTATTGCACGGGGGTATTTTAAGGAGAGTGATGTCGAGGGGCTTCATGAGTGGATGAAGCTTCAGTTTAGAAGCAGAGGTGTCATTATTACGGATTTCTATTATTGTCCTTACCATCCCAGTGCTACGCTTCAAAGCTACAGGAAAGATTCCACCTTCAGAAAACCCGGTCCGGGTATGATACTCCAGGCTGCTTGTGAGCACAATATCGACATTGAGAGATCAATAATGATTGGCGATAAAGAATCTGATAGAATTAAATTGCCCAATTTAAAGAGTTATATCTTAAAAAGTAACTACGTTGAAAGCGGGTATGATGTGGAATCTTTACTGGATGTGCAAGCACTTTTGGTTTAGATGATTATTTTTAAAGCGTGCTTTAAAAGAATACTTCAATAAAAATTACAAATTTAAAATCCAGGATTTATACATGCAAAAAAGTGGGGTTAAGAGGAAAAAAGATACGGCAGCAAAGAATACTACTGCTGCTTCCAAAATAGGTTTCTTGGAGAAATACAGAAAATACAGTGGGGTAGGTGCTATATTCTTGCTGTTTTTGATCGTATGCGTTCTTTTCAGGGAATTTTTGTTTTCCGATAAAATGCTTTTCAGCTCAGATCAGTTTGGTAGTTTTGATGTTCGGGTGCTTTTAGAGAGGAGTATCTTTGATCACTTTCAGTTTCCTTTGTGGTTGAGTACTCGTCTCGGAGGAATGCCCACCATTGACGCTGTATTCGGTGATGCGCTTTATCCTGTGGCCAGGGTTGTTTACAGCCTCTTCTCGGTTCATCGTGGTATCAGTGTTATGATGCTTTTGCACGTATTTCTTGCCGGGGTGTTTTTCTATATTCTGTTGCGTAAATCTTTTTCCTGCTCCCGTTTGGTTTCAATTATTGGAGCGTCCTTTTACATGCTCAGTCCTCAGTTCGTTTCACATGTCTATCCTGGTCATGATGGAAAGATGTTTGTCATTGCCTGGCTTCCGTTTATAATGTGGAGACTACAGGTACTCATGGATCGTCCCGGGCTTTTTAATGCTGCCCTGATGGGCTTAGGGGTAGGGATGTCAATTCTTACCGGACATGTGCAGTTAAGTTATTTTATGCTCTGGGGCTTATTTCTTTATTGGGTTTTTAAACTGGTTGAAAGTTTCAGAAACAAGCAGAGTAAGGGGATGTTGATTTCTCAAGGTGTATATTTCTGGGTTGGTATTATCTTTGGGCTTGGATTATCGTTTATATCGCTCTACCCCGCTTACATGTATGTTCAGGATGCAGTTTCGGTAAGAGGAATCGATCGGGGCTTTGAATATGCACACTCCTGGTCGTTTCACTGGCAGGAGGTTTTTTCTCT carries:
- the panC gene encoding pantoate--beta-alanine ligase, yielding MNSPVEMKNLSITLQRSGKTIGFVPTMGALHQGHLSLLNIAAKSTDATVMSIFVNPSQFGPGEDYDKYPRTFELDSKKAQDAGCDILFAPTAQDMYPPNYSSYVDVAKLDTKLCGATRPDHFRGVCTVVLKFFNIVNPQIAVFGQKDAQQLIVLRRMVSDFNLSVSVESGPVIREKDGLAMSSRNKYLTPHERRDAPLIYKGLKGAKELFDSGERDGDKLIEMIKTHYKSSAMFTPEYIEVVDIVTLEPLKEIKDKALIAVACKTSESKTRLIDNIVLGGEL
- a CDS encoding alpha-amylase family glycosyl hydrolase, with the protein product MNSKKVPLIYNLFPRFFKTIDEWNELIPHVTEIGFNSIFVNPFHKTGFSGSLYAVKDYFSLNPLFLKDGQDPKDFTPLKCFIENCKDNGLEVIMDLVINHTAFDANLTESHPQWYKRDDQGKVVSPYAVDPADPSNVTVWGDLAVIDNRFSTDKNGLWGYWDKLIAFYQDLGFKGLRCDAAYQVPAELWKYLIQSAKKRDSETKFYAETLGCQVKEVEALGNVGFDYLFNSSKWWDFDGPWALEQHANFKRFAPSIAFPESHDTERLASIAPGTVEVQKFRYAFAALFSKGLLMPMGYEYGAKTKMDVVKGSPDDVDKPNWDLSGWIKRVNELKAKIPVLSEEGTWKNICDYRFPFIFLQKDSDSGQKSVFVGINKNMSGETRVDEWAVPEQIKQCTSVIQLLSKDLKKEQIPSAFLFEAADLVLFLQ
- the folK gene encoding 2-amino-4-hydroxy-6-hydroxymethyldihydropteridine diphosphokinase, with the protein product MATEIVLSIGTNSGNRIENIIAMQDALFSLLGEPFRCSTLMETEPLEVGKGQLNYYNQIVYATYNGTPQELLFACEGIEITMGRSYKGLKLARTADIDILFFGDTVVWTKGLQIPHQGILRRRFCLEGLYEMCPQWVYPGRAETVEQLYLKMNSEVKQQSIQFYS
- a CDS encoding creatininase family protein — protein: MNSYEKEKHLYSIEDLSFLEVQYRLREQPVLVVVLGGTETYSCKAVNGIATRICRSFGEALCSKMDLLMAPVLPFGCSVPYMAFEGTSGIKPKTLTYLLGDLFRCWIFQKFRYFFVINPLAANSESLNEVSGRLAGSKSEVQFKIVDFHNDETIHKILKNNDAILPGAERFEKAFLALASFLYPSMVRNCDAFGYKVSQEWDRKRYRSWKKRGADPAKYRKLFPSGVVDPDVVSGLHAQKGGNIYEEILNYLMRETENFLNGKIKGYNA
- a CDS encoding HAD family hydrolase gives rise to the protein MNKALFLDRDGVINLDCGYPHKPEHIRFRDGIFELCKKALQHNYLIIVVTNQAGIARGYFKESDVEGLHEWMKLQFRSRGVIITDFYYCPYHPSATLQSYRKDSTFRKPGPGMILQAACEHNIDIERSIMIGDKESDRIKLPNLKSYILKSNYVESGYDVESLLDVQALLV
- a CDS encoding pitrilysin family protein, translating into MAFEYKFPPTHEMVLSNGMRVISVPERTLDGVILAFQLPFGRFNDPVGLEGLCDILAAHIQKGIENISHEEFVDSFEYRGASTGASVGEEHTVFLCRMLSKHFDDLFPLFWKMICNPALNKAEFDRIKKEAITSLQAEAVDPSFLANRHFYQQLVGKGHPAGRFQTIESLRKIKLNDIRQFYKEVFSPEDTIFVAGGDFNEHSFKETYIDKYLNSWSAKRTVELTSASGIKLVEPATRFIDKKDLTQSTVIIGHTVPGESSPKRNALSLANYILGAGNFSSRLMNRVRSRYGKTYGISSQIAGEKNFGVFSISTTTKNQSVGETVKAIFEEYDNFCAHGVTDLELQKAKTFTIGNISFQLEGISNVVDKLLWLRYHGKENSYIEQFGKKLESMDLDYINGLIKTEFHPDKAVMAVVGRKEEVASQIENLGRKVTFYDQRNVI
- a CDS encoding pitrilysin family protein gives rise to the protein MLDNIKEKILDNGLKVICLKKSDTPIVSVQVWYRTGSAWERDGIRGISHFLEHMMFRGSTNLKSEEHAMKINNVGGHCNAFTAEDVTAYLNSVPQEYLDMVLGLEAERMSGLSIQRELFDIERKVIIEEFHNYLNNPVARAFLEFRQEFFKNHPYSISPLGTLDDLNSITNEDCRNYYQSHYRPDNAVIVVVGDFSNDSDLFERVEKHFGSKKAAIINPKKDEEQDVNEWFPAKQRMKRRVDFNVPIFITGFPAPASAHNDALSLEILQLVLSGGETGRLHREMVRKDSVAVMVGGMNHTLRRAGMSVFFAAFTPNISVSKVEKSLNRQIEKIKNGGISKEEFEKVKNTTLSSRTFELYSADHIAQRIGFSETIEGSYGRWVERLEALKSLDIDSLVEVAQKYWDQSKSSTLHLKPKRVNPMLYVAGLFRRFTRKKG
- a CDS encoding deoxynucleoside kinase yields the protein MDYGQSKLPSYLNYLCIEGVIGAGKTSLCKSLSEIFDARQVLEEVDENPFLSGFYKDRNSFAFQTQLWFLLSRYKQLSVMVAQQDLFHKITMSDYLFAKDRIFANINLKDDELSLYNNIARVLETSIPKPDLVVYLQASTDVLLKRIEKRGRKFEFNMDPEYIDTLNEAYNHYFFHYTSSPLLIINTNDIDFVNEIGDLQELIDQIVSVKSGSHYYHPLGSKDRLFIEERQAAAKNNLFVN